The DNA region GGTTCGGGATTCCAAGTCCGTAGGCCACGCCACGCCGCGCTTTTCGATCCACGCTCCATAGTTCAAAAGCCGTCTTCGTGGATGATTGGCCGGACGAAGGCCGGCTAACTTCCATTGACCTCCCATGGAGGCATACGCCTCATTCGCAGTGGATTCGGGGTCTTGAGACCATTGTTCAAGTGGGAACGTTGCGGCAACTACACTCATGGGAGCCCGATTTCGCCTAAGGCCTAAAACTTCAAGAAACACTTGGTGGCAGGCATCCGTCCATGATGTTGCCAAAAGTCGTCGCTCGGCCACTTCGCACTTCCTCGACCATCGCTCCCAAGCCGCTTCCAGAAGAACGGTTTCTCTTGCCTCGATCGGAAGGGAAGCCAAAGGAGCCAGTTTCTGAGGCAAACCCTTGTCCAAAAGGTCCTCAGAGCCATGGTCCTCAAGGTAGCTTTCCAGGTCCTGATCCAAGTATTTGAGCCACTCCAGAGTTTCAAAGGAGGGGACAGGGAGATCGGACTGCCCCTTCTGCCGTTTTGGGAAAAGAACAACGTGAAGAATGACGTTGGCAAAGTTTGGGTCTGATCCGTGTTTGTGTTTCCACCAGTCCTCCTCATGGAGGTGGATTTCGATGTCACCATGCACGCGCACTCCGTCCATTTCCAGAATAGCACCACGGAAGTCCGGACCTTCCTGAAAGTTCCATCGTCCGGGATCGAGGATTTCAAGGCGTCGGCCGCTTCGAGTCACCATGTCGGCCTGGCGAAA from Verrucomicrobiota bacterium includes:
- a CDS encoding DUF2851 family protein, whose amino-acid sequence is MTARVEELTGLYGPVFLEEKQVQRIWASRTFRQADMVTRSGRRLEILDPGRWNFQEGPDFRGAILEMDGVRVHGDIEIHLHEEDWWKHKHGSDPNFANVILHVVLFPKRQKGQSDLPVPSFETLEWLKYLDQDLESYLEDHGSEDLLDKGLPQKLAPLASLPIEARETVLLEAAWERWSRKCEVAERRLLATSWTDACHQVFLEVLGLRRNRAPMSVVAATFPLEQWSQDPESTANEAYASMGGQWKLAGLRPANHPRRRLLNYGAWIEKRGVAWPTDLESRTNLPRATWTKGTPLRVSSKRKGWKLRETEENLRSFFTPGVGGSRFHNWITDGFLPLLAEKKGQSQFPIWYAWPCGDAPDHLKEALQTLSLTGRGRPLCNGLIQGAFRVLEPDYRKP